From Candidatus Binatia bacterium, the proteins below share one genomic window:
- the nosD gene encoding nitrous oxide reductase family maturation protein NosD, protein MARGVRQSVSRKPRKAVDAHRSGVRRWLAGAGALALMVAAALGANAATLRPAVDGPALAALVAEARPGDVVEVPPGTWSGPLVVGEGVTLAGRGGVIDGGGKGRAVTLAGPRAALDGVEVTNSGKETGTMDACVFIERGATGARVRGTRLSECGYGIWVSQASGVQIVDNRIFGSTTGSRVERGNGIHLYATRETLVSGNLVRNGADGIYIFMSGAVLIRENRLIDTRYGVHYMYAHDNALIGNVVTGALTGYALMQSRGLTVKQNVATRNSEKGILFRDVQHCDISANLLEDNAEGMFFYSSTSNTIAGNRLVRNRVGMKIWAGTVDNRISGNAFVGNATQVLYSGTSDLAIAADGRGNYWSDYVGWDQDGDGVGDRPYRVDSFTTRVIHQYPAAALLLRSPALELLSHMEEALPIFRTPTVIDRHPAVRPDQT, encoded by the coding sequence ATGGCGAGGGGCGTGCGGCAGTCAGTCAGCCGCAAACCGCGCAAAGCCGTCGATGCCCATCGCTCCGGCGTGCGTCGGTGGCTCGCCGGCGCCGGAGCCCTGGCGCTGATGGTCGCCGCCGCGCTCGGCGCGAACGCGGCAACGCTTCGCCCCGCCGTTGATGGCCCCGCGCTCGCCGCGCTCGTTGCCGAGGCCAGGCCGGGAGATGTCGTCGAGGTGCCACCGGGCACCTGGAGCGGTCCGCTCGTCGTGGGCGAGGGAGTGACGCTTGCCGGCAGAGGCGGAGTGATCGACGGCGGCGGCAAAGGCCGGGCGGTCACGCTCGCCGGACCGCGGGCGGCTCTCGACGGCGTCGAGGTGACCAACAGCGGTAAGGAGACCGGGACCATGGACGCCTGTGTCTTCATCGAGCGAGGAGCCACGGGGGCCCGCGTCCGCGGAACGCGACTTTCGGAGTGCGGCTACGGCATCTGGGTTTCCCAGGCCAGCGGCGTGCAGATCGTCGACAACCGGATCTTCGGCTCGACGACGGGCAGCCGCGTCGAGCGCGGCAACGGGATCCATCTGTACGCGACCCGGGAAACGCTGGTCAGCGGGAACTTGGTCCGTAACGGCGCGGATGGCATCTACATCTTCATGAGCGGGGCCGTGCTCATCCGCGAGAATCGCCTGATCGATACGCGCTATGGCGTCCATTACATGTACGCTCACGACAACGCACTGATCGGCAACGTCGTCACCGGAGCGCTGACCGGCTACGCGCTCATGCAGAGCCGCGGGCTCACGGTGAAGCAGAACGTCGCGACTCGCAACAGCGAGAAGGGAATCCTCTTCCGCGACGTTCAGCACTGCGACATTTCGGCGAACCTGCTCGAAGACAACGCCGAGGGGATGTTCTTCTACTCGAGCACCTCGAACACGATCGCCGGCAACCGACTCGTGCGCAATCGCGTTGGGATGAAGATTTGGGCGGGAACCGTGGACAACCGGATCTCCGGCAACGCGTTCGTCGGGAACGCAACGCAGGTGCTCTACAGTGGAACTTCGGATCTCGCCATTGCCGCGGACGGGCGGGGCAACTACTGGAGCGACTATGTCGGTTGGGACCAGGATGGAGATGGAGTCGGAGATCGGCCCTATCGGGTCGACAGCTTCACGACACGGGTCATCCACCAGTACCCGGCTGCGGCGCTACTCTTGAGAAGCCCGGCACTCGAGCTCCTGAGTCACATGGAGGAGGCTCTGCCCATCTTCCGAACGCCCACGGTCATCGACCGGCACCCGGCCGTGAGACCGGACCAGACATGA